A segment of the Entomomonas moraniae genome:
TTTAGCAATAGCTTCATTGCATAGTAAACGCAACTCTTCCGCCCAAACTAGCCAAGGTTTTTTTAATTCGGCTAATTGCTCTTTTTGTAATGTCAGTTGTGTTTCAATAAGCGCTGTAGGTGTCTGAGTTATGACGGGTAGTTCCGTATCAAGTAAATCAAGTAATTTATTTTGTAAATGCTCGGGTGTTTGCCAATGCTCTCTTACCCAGTCGAGTGCTAGTCCTGTCATGGGATAGCAGAAAATTCGCCAATAATCTCGAATAACACTGGCTAAAAGTTCGCTATGATCCGTTTCTAGATGTTGGTGGAATAGGTTGCCACTATCAAATGCATGCTCTCTTAACATGCGTTGGCACCATGAGTGGATGGTGGATACCGATGCTTCATCCATCCACTGTGCTGCTATTTCAAGTTGTTGTGCACAGTTTGGCCATTCCATTTCAAGATAATCATTACGTAAGCAGGTGAGAATTTCATCGGGTGTTGCTAATTCATTACGAAAATAACGCGCAGCTTCTGATAGTCGGCTTCTAATTCTATCACGAAGCTCTTGTGTTGCCGCCTCAGTAAATGTCATTACCAATATTTCTGGTGGTAATAGTGGCTTATTAAACCGTGTTTTCTCACTTCCGTGTCCTAGCACTAATCGCAGGTACAGTGTGGAGATGGTAAATGTTTTACCTGTTCCTGCGCTGGCCTCAATAAGTTGACTTCCTTGTAGTGGAAAGTTTAAAGAGAAGGGAAGTGGTTGTGTCATAAGTCATTATATTATCAGTAGAATAGCCTTGGCTATTCTACAAAAAAAACAAGGCATGAGTGATTTTATTTATGCATGCAATTCATTTATTAGAGCACAGCATTAAAACATTCCAACTGTGGAGGCCCTAAGTAAATCTCTCTTGTACTTGGATTACCCGCATTAGCGTGAGCTTTACGAAAGGCTTCTGATTGTGTCCAGTTTTTGAATGCCTCTTCTGATTCCCACTGGGCATGAGAGGCAAAAAGAGTATAGCCCTCTTGGGTTGATCCTTGTAAAAGGTTGAAGTTAATAAAACCGGGAACTTCTTTAAGCTGGCTATCTCGGTTTCTCCATAATTCAATAAAGCGTTGCTCTTCACCTTGTTTTATTTTAAAGCGATTCATGGCTATGTACATCTTTTATATCCTTTTGTGTTTTATTTGTCAGAATTATAGTAGATAAAAAATACAAGGTATAATAGTTCGAGTTTTAGCTAATAGAGTTATAATAAAGAAATTGTTATATATTTTGCGAAACAGTATTGTTAATAACGATAAAGTTATTTCATAGATTTTAAGGGAAGTATTAATGGATATTATCAAAAAATTAAAAGATTATCAGCCAATGGATTGGAGAAGTACAACAGGAAAAAGTACTGAAGTTGCGAGGAATGAAGATTCGCCTAGCAAAGAAGTGTTTGATTGGCGCTTTGCGATAGAAGATGTGCAACAAAGAGCACTACCTCCTTTTCCTGGGTTTATGAGAGTTTTTTCTGTATTAGAGGGAACGGTCGCGGATGTTGTTATTAACAGCCAGTTCGAAAATACTCTCAAAATTCATGAGCATGTCCGAGTGGATGCTGATAGCGTAACTATGGTTAGTTTACCGTTAGGGCCAGTAAAAGATTTAAGTTTATTGTATAACGATGATCTTTATACAGGAGCTTATCAATGGTGTGATGTGGGGCTTGAACCCAAAACTTTTGCTTCTATGGCTGATACGTTATTGATTTTTTGTTCTGCACCTAAAATTACGGTACAAAGAACTGGTGATATTCCTAAGCCGTTAGATAATTATGACACTTATATTACATCAGGCGGACAAGAAATTACCATTGCAGGTTTTTTACCAACAGATCATGCTTGTGTTGTAGAGCTTTTTAGAAATGCTTAAAAAGCCTTTGTAAGTTATTAAAAAAAGCTTAGCAAGTCATAGATAGTCTGAACAATTTTTTTAAAGTGTGGAGTTAAATTTGTATGAATTTAATTTCGCATGGCTTTTTTTGTATCTCCTCTTCTTTATTTTTCATGTGGTTCATATCAGTTTAAAACAATATATATCATTTTTAGTGTTTTAAAAATATTAGACTTAGGTCGTTATTGTTTGGTCAATAGGTATTATATTAAATTACTTAATGAAGCCTTCAATGAAAGGTTTTTAAAATTTATTCTGGCTTCTGGCTTATCTTTATA
Coding sequences within it:
- a CDS encoding antibiotic biosynthesis monooxygenase family protein — translated: MNRFKIKQGEEQRFIELWRNRDSQLKEVPGFINFNLLQGSTQEGYTLFASHAQWESEEAFKNWTQSEAFRKAHANAGNPSTREIYLGPPQLECFNAVL
- a CDS encoding HutD family protein; this translates as MDIIKKLKDYQPMDWRSTTGKSTEVARNEDSPSKEVFDWRFAIEDVQQRALPPFPGFMRVFSVLEGTVADVVINSQFENTLKIHEHVRVDADSVTMVSLPLGPVKDLSLLYNDDLYTGAYQWCDVGLEPKTFASMADTLLIFCSAPKITVQRTGDIPKPLDNYDTYITSGGQEITIAGFLPTDHACVVELFRNA